A stretch of the Naumannella halotolerans genome encodes the following:
- a CDS encoding nucleotide pyrophosphohydrolase, whose product MTDLKAVARAAREFAEDRDWEQFHTPKNLTMALAGEAGELAAELQWLTDAEAWAATTTTGAAQDRFAAEMANVLIYLLRLSDITGIDLLAAAQTKLATNAERYPVELSRGTAAKYTDLN is encoded by the coding sequence GTGACCGATCTGAAGGCCGTCGCACGGGCCGCTCGCGAGTTCGCTGAAGACCGCGACTGGGAACAGTTCCACACTCCGAAAAATCTGACGATGGCGCTGGCAGGCGAAGCTGGCGAGCTAGCAGCCGAGCTCCAATGGTTAACTGACGCCGAAGCGTGGGCTGCAACCACAACCACCGGGGCCGCACAAGATCGGTTCGCTGCCGAGATGGCCAACGTGTTGATATATCTACTACGCCTCAGTGACATCACCGGCATCGACTTGCTCGCCGCAGCTCAGACCAAGCTCGCGACCAACGCTGAACGGTATCCCGTAGAACTCTCACGCGGCACCGCCGCCAAATACACCGACCTGAACTAG